The Gammaproteobacteria bacterium genome contains the following window.
CCGATACCCGGCAAGCGCACCAGACTCGCAATATCGTTATCGCGCACACAACGGGCAAAGGTATCCGCCGACATGCCAGAAAGAATCGCCAACGCCATCTTGGCGCCGACACCGTTTACTTTCAGCAAGGTGCGAAACATCAACCGTTCGGATTCGTTAACAAACCCAAACAACAGATGCGCATCTTCACGCACCACCAAATGCGTATGCAAGGTCACAGGCTGCCCCGCTTCCGGCAGCGAATAAAACGTGGTCATCGGTGCCTCGACTTCATAGCCGACACCATTCACATCCACCAACAAGGCTGGCGGCCGTTTCCAGATTAACGTACCGCGTAGACGGCCGATCATGCGTGCGCCTCCTTCAAATAATTCACTGACTGCCGCGTATGGCGATGGCACAAGGCACACGCCAGCGCATCCGCCGCGTCCTGCTGTGGCAATCCCGGCAAGTTCAACAAAGTACGCACCATAAATTGAATTTGTTCTTTATCGGCATGACCTTTGCCGGCAATTGCTTTTTTAATTTCCGTCGGGGAATATTCAAACACTGGCAAGTCTTGCATCACCGCCGCGCAAATCGCCGCGCCGCGCGCCTGCCCTAATTTCAGCGCCGTATCGACATTCAAGCGCACAAACACGCGCTCGATCGCCAATTCGCTGGGCGTATATTCAGTCACAATCTGGCTGATGCCTTCGTAGATGGACTTCAACCGCTCCGGCAGAGAATCGCCCTCCGTACGCAAATGGCCACTCACCACGTACGACGTGCGGCCGCCACGCACTTCAATCACACCAAAACCGGTGCGGCGGGAACCGGGATCAATACCGAGGATACGCGCCGTCATGCCACTCCATAATCTCAACAACAGTTAACAACCCGCTATTCTTCCCCCTCTCCCACTTGTGGGAGAGGGGCTGGGGGAGAGGGGAACACGTTTCCGCATTGACCTCCCTCTCCCTAACCCTCTCCCGCAAGCGGGAGAGGGAACTAGATGCCTTCCCTGCAAAGGTTCGTACGATACTTTATAACCGGCTACAACTGCGCCATAATTTCGTCCGGGATGTCGGCATTGGAATACACATGCTGCACATCATCCAGGTCTTCCAACATCTCGAGCAAGCGTACCATCTTTTGTGCGTCATCCAAACCCAAGGCCGCGCTGGTCGAGGCCCGCATCGTCACCTCCGCGCTCTCCGGCGTTAGCCCTGTTTTTTGTATGGCCTCTTTCACCCCGGCAAAGGCCGTCGGCGAAGTCAGCACCTCCAGCGAGCCATCGTCATGGGTAATCACGTCCTCGGCGCCAGCCTCCAGCGCTGCTTCCATCACCTGGTCCTCGCTCGTCCCCTTGGCGAAGTTAATCACCCCTGCCTCGGTGAAGAGATAAGCCACTGATCCTGAAGTCCCGAGATTGCCGCCGCACTTGGTAAAGGCATGGCGCACCTCGCCCACCGTCCGGTTGCGGTTGTCCGTCATGCAATCCACCATCACCGCCACCCCGCCGGGACCATACCCCTCGTAACGGATCTCCTCGTAATCAGCGCCGCCCGTCTCACCGCTGCCGCGCTTGATCGCCCGGTCGATGGTGTCGCGGGTCATGTTCTGATCCAGCGCCTTATCGATCGCTGTCCGCAACCGCGGATTGGAATGGGGATCGGCGCCGATCTGCGCCGACACCGTGATCTCACGGATTATCTTGGTAAACATCTTGCCACGCTTGGCGTCCTGGGCTCCCTTGCGGTGGCGGATATTGGCCCACTTACTATGACCTGCCATGGTGTCCTCGTACCGGTAAAACAATGGCGCGAGTTTAACATTTGTGGGGATAAATGTAGGTCGGGTTAGGCGTAGCCGTAACCCGACAGGTTGTCGCCGAAGGCGACACATTATTGCTTTTATTTGTGTCTCTGGCGCGACGTTTATTAGGGCGGGCTTCCGCGCCCGCATGACGGGTTCATTTCTTTGCTTGCCCAAAGAAACGAACCAAAGAAAGGGCACCGACGACGCCGTACAGGGATGTACCAGTGCCGCGAAGCACAGGGATGTGCGACAGCGGCCTTGTTCACCATTCCCTGCGCTTCTCGCCGGGATCGGGCTCGCCAGACAGGCCATCCCTGGCCTGCTGGCTCGTTCGCGCATCCATGCGCGAACCCTTCGGGCTATTCCTCACCCGGCTGCGATGCTCGGCGGCGTCGGATGGGGTATTATGGTGGCACACTGATAGCCAATAAGTGCATCTTACTCACCGAACATGATTCCTATCAAAAATGCAGCCGAATTTACGCGCCTTCTGGTCGCGCTATCCGAAGACGTAATAGATGCAAACATCCATTACAGACTTTACTGCGATCTTTTAGATGCGAGAGACAAATACCCTAGAGTCATAGCTCAATCTCCAGCATTTT
Protein-coding sequences here:
- the ruvA gene encoding Holliday junction branch migration protein RuvA, producing the protein MIGRLRGTLIWKRPPALLVDVNGVGYEVEAPMTTFYSLPEAGQPVTLHTHLVVREDAHLLFGFVNESERLMFRTLLKVNGVGAKMALAILSGMSADTFARCVRDNDIASLVRLPGIGKKTAERLIIEMRDRFAAVSDQAASVGSTVTMPHNPLNDAVSALIALGYKPQEASRMVNGVEAEGLASEEIIRRALKAAAATV
- a CDS encoding YebC/PmpR family DNA-binding transcriptional regulator; protein product: MAGHSKWANIRHRKGAQDAKRGKMFTKIIREITVSAQIGADPHSNPRLRTAIDKALDQNMTRDTIDRAIKRGSGETGGADYEEIRYEGYGPGGVAVMVDCMTDNRNRTVGEVRHAFTKCGGNLGTSGSVAYLFTEAGVINFAKGTSEDQVMEAALEAGAEDVITHDDGSLEVLTSPTAFAGVKEAIQKTGLTPESAEVTMRASTSAALGLDDAQKMVRLLEMLEDLDDVQHVYSNADIPDEIMAQL
- the ruvC gene encoding crossover junction endodeoxyribonuclease RuvC, giving the protein MTARILGIDPGSRRTGFGVIEVRGGRTSYVVSGHLRTEGDSLPERLKSIYEGISQIVTEYTPSELAIERVFVRLNVDTALKLGQARGAAICAAVMQDLPVFEYSPTEIKKAIAGKGHADKEQIQFMVRTLLNLPGLPQQDAADALACALCHRHTRQSVNYLKEAHA